From the Eleutherodactylus coqui strain aEleCoq1 chromosome 7, aEleCoq1.hap1, whole genome shotgun sequence genome, one window contains:
- the LOC136573428 gene encoding vomeronasal type-2 receptor 26-like, protein MVIEPAMQVISVSVFGCLVTGFIFGIFIFYCDTPIVKANNRNLSYLLLVSIILSFLSVFLFLGLPSDLTCRLRETSFGIFFSVAISSLLAKTVMVCVAFKSTKPGSPWRKWLSLKLPYTIVLLCPSIQVVICVIWLSISPPFQDLDNQSYPGKIIIQCNEGSDICFYSMLGYMGLLAAVSFVLAFMVRTLPDSFNEAKYITFSMLLFCSVWISMIPAYLSTKGKSMVVVEIFAVMASSAGLLGCVFFPKCFSILFKSEINRKTDLLGKRK, encoded by the exons atggtgattgagcctgccatGCAGGTTATCAG TGTCTCGGTGTTCGGATGTCTTGTGACTGGCTTCATATTTGGAATATTTATCTTCTACTGTGACACTCCTATTGTTAAAGCTAATAACCGGAACCTGAGTTATCTTCTCCTCGTCTCCATTATCCTTAGCTTCCTCTCCGTCTTCTTATTTCTTGGTCTTCCCAGTGACTTAACTTGTAGATTACGGGAAAccagttttgggatttttttctcaGTAGCCATCTCTTCACTTCTCGCCAAGACTGTTATGGTTTGTGTTGCCTTTAAGTCCACTAAGCCTGGAAGCCCCTGGAGAAAATGGTTGAGTTTGAAGCTGCCATATACGATAGTGTTGTTGTGTCCATCTATACAAGTTGTCATCTGTGTTATCTGGTTGTCTATTTCTCCCCCATTCCAGGACCTGGACAATCAGTCTTATCCTGGgaagatcatcattcagtgtaatgaaggTTCAGATATCTGCTTCTACTCCATGTTGGGTTATATGGGGCTCCTGGCAGCAGTAAGCTTTGTTCTGGCTTTCATGGTGAGGACATTACCAGACAGctttaatgaggccaagtacatcaccttcagcatgctgctattctgcagtgtctggatctcCATGATCCCGGCTTATCTGAGCACCAAGGGGAAATCCATGGTGGTGGTGGAGATATTTGCAGTAATGGCATCCAGCGCTGGACTTTTAGGTTGTgtgtttttcccaaaatgttttagcATTTTGTTCAAATCTGAAATAAATAGAAAAACTGATCTGCTGGGG